In Dysgonomonadaceae bacterium zrk40, one genomic interval encodes:
- a CDS encoding SDR family oxidoreductase: MTHNLLKGKRGIIFGALNEMSIAWKVAERAVEEGAIITLSNTPVAVRMGDTNKLGEKLNAEILPADATNVEDLEMVFTKSMEILGGKIDFVLHSIGMSPNVRKKRTYDDLDYDMLAKTLDISAISFHKMLQVARKLDAVERGGSMLALTYVAAQRVFYGYNDMADAKALLESITRSFGYIYGRDKGVRVNTISQSPTMTTAGSGVKGMTDLMDFSERMSPIGNADADDAADYCIVMFSDLTRKVTMQNLFNDGGFSSMGMSLRAMKQYSNGLDENRDENGNVIYG; this comes from the coding sequence ATGACTCACAATTTATTAAAAGGCAAAAGAGGAATCATCTTCGGTGCGCTGAATGAGATGTCCATCGCATGGAAGGTGGCTGAAAGAGCCGTGGAAGAGGGTGCCATCATCACCCTGTCGAACACACCGGTTGCGGTACGCATGGGCGACACCAACAAACTGGGAGAGAAACTGAACGCGGAGATCCTGCCGGCAGACGCCACCAACGTGGAGGACCTGGAAATGGTCTTCACCAAATCGATGGAGATTCTGGGTGGCAAGATCGATTTCGTGCTGCACTCCATCGGCATGTCACCCAACGTGCGCAAGAAAAGAACCTACGACGACCTCGACTACGATATGCTGGCCAAGACGCTCGACATTTCGGCCATCTCTTTCCACAAGATGCTGCAGGTAGCCCGCAAGCTGGATGCCGTGGAACGGGGTGGCTCGATGCTGGCACTGACCTACGTGGCGGCACAGCGCGTTTTCTACGGATACAACGACATGGCCGATGCCAAGGCACTGCTGGAGTCAATTACCCGTAGCTTCGGCTACATCTACGGTCGCGACAAGGGGGTACGTGTGAACACCATCTCACAGTCGCCCACCATGACCACCGCCGGCAGCGGCGTGAAAGGGATGACAGACCTGATGGACTTCTCCGAGCGAATGTCGCCCATCGGAAATGCCGATGCAGATGATGCGGCCGACTACTGCATCGTGATGTTCTCCGACCTCACCCGCAAGGTGACCATGCAGAACCTCTTCAACGACGGCGGCTTCTCCAGCATGGGCATGAGTTTGCGGGCCATGAAGCAGTACAGCAACGGCCTGGATGAGAACCGCGACGAGAACGGCAACGTGATTTACGGTTAA
- a CDS encoding threonylcarbamoyl-AMP synthase: MMIRIYNENPNPREIEKVVAVLREGGIVVYPTDTLYGIGCDALNVRAVEKICDMKGINPQKSNLSIICNDLSIISEYAKVSTPVFKLMKRNLPGPFTFILPTTSSLPKIYKKKKTVGIRVPDNDIIREIVAQLGNPVLSTSVVDELEEPEYSTNPELIHEKWESFADLVIDGGTGGNEPSTVVDCSDSEPEIIRQGKGVLNL, translated from the coding sequence ATGATGATCAGAATTTACAATGAGAACCCCAATCCGAGGGAGATAGAGAAGGTGGTAGCGGTACTCCGTGAAGGAGGCATCGTGGTCTACCCCACCGACACGCTCTATGGCATCGGTTGCGACGCCCTCAATGTGCGGGCGGTGGAAAAGATCTGCGACATGAAGGGGATCAACCCTCAGAAAAGCAACCTCTCCATCATCTGCAACGACCTGAGCATCATCAGCGAATATGCCAAGGTGAGCACCCCGGTCTTCAAGCTGATGAAGCGCAACCTGCCGGGTCCCTTCACCTTCATCCTGCCCACCACCTCCTCACTGCCGAAGATCTACAAGAAGAAAAAAACAGTGGGAATCCGTGTACCGGACAACGACATCATCCGAGAAATCGTTGCCCAGCTGGGCAACCCGGTGCTGAGCACCTCGGTGGTAGACGAGTTGGAAGAACCGGAATACAGCACCAACCCGGAGTTGATACACGAGAAATGGGAAAGCTTCGCCGATCTGGTGATCGATGGCGGCACCGGCGGCAACGAACCTTCCACTGTGGTGGATTGCTCTGACAGTGAACCGGAGATCATCCGACAGGGAAAGGGAGTGTTAAATCTTTGA
- the dusB gene encoding tRNA dihydrouridine synthase DusB yields the protein MKIAHLEFPDRPVFLAPMEDVTDIGFRLLCKRFGVDMVYTEFISSDALIRDVKKTKAKTLFSEEERPIGIQIYGSDPDAMVEAAKICEEADPDLIDINFGCPVKKIAGRGAGSGMMRTPDVMLEITEKVVRAVKKPVTVKTRLGWDDNSKIIVELAEQLQDCGIAALTLHGRTRAQMYKGEADWSLIAAVKNNPRMTIPIIGNGDVTTVEGCRQRFDETGVDAVMIGRGSIGQPWFFEEVKHYLKTGEHLPKKSFQWYLDILKEQIQQSVERTDEIRGILHNRRHLAASPIFKGIPDFKATRIAMLRANTLEELFGIMDEIQEKYEVK from the coding sequence ATGAAGATTGCCCATTTGGAGTTCCCTGACCGGCCGGTATTCCTGGCCCCGATGGAAGATGTGACCGATATCGGCTTCCGCCTGCTCTGCAAGCGGTTCGGTGTTGACATGGTCTATACTGAGTTCATCTCGAGCGATGCGCTGATTCGCGATGTGAAAAAGACGAAGGCAAAGACGCTCTTTAGTGAAGAGGAACGACCTATCGGCATTCAGATCTACGGCAGCGACCCCGACGCGATGGTGGAGGCAGCAAAGATCTGTGAGGAGGCGGATCCCGACCTGATTGACATTAACTTCGGCTGCCCGGTGAAGAAGATTGCCGGACGTGGTGCCGGTTCCGGGATGATGCGCACCCCTGATGTGATGCTTGAGATCACCGAGAAGGTAGTGAGGGCGGTGAAGAAGCCTGTGACGGTCAAGACCCGGCTGGGGTGGGACGACAACTCGAAAATCATCGTGGAGCTGGCGGAACAGCTACAGGATTGTGGCATAGCGGCCCTTACCCTGCACGGGCGCACCCGTGCGCAGATGTACAAGGGGGAGGCGGACTGGAGCCTGATCGCTGCGGTGAAGAACAACCCCCGCATGACGATTCCCATCATCGGTAACGGCGATGTGACCACCGTGGAGGGGTGCCGCCAACGGTTCGATGAAACGGGTGTGGATGCGGTGATGATCGGCCGCGGCAGCATCGGACAGCCTTGGTTCTTCGAGGAGGTAAAGCATTACCTCAAAACCGGTGAACACCTGCCTAAAAAATCTTTCCAATGGTATCTCGATATCCTGAAAGAGCAGATTCAGCAAAGCGTGGAGCGCACCGATGAAATCAGGGGTATCCTGCACAACCGACGCCACCTGGCTGCCAGCCCCATCTTCAAGGGGATCCCCGACTTCAAGGCAACCCGCATCGCGATGTTGCGTGCCAATACGCTGGAAGAACTTTTCGGCATCATGGATGAGATACAGGAGAAGTATGAAGTAAAGTAG
- a CDS encoding arsenate reductase family protein, with protein MKPLFIQYPSCGTCRKAAKWLEANQVEVISRHIVEERPTKEELTRWVGRSGLPISKFFNTSGQVYKSENLKEKVKTATSDELLDILASNGMVVKRPLVVTTDFVLVGFNEKEWKEKLG; from the coding sequence ATGAAACCACTCTTTATCCAATATCCATCGTGCGGCACCTGCCGCAAGGCGGCCAAATGGCTTGAAGCAAACCAGGTTGAGGTCATCTCCCGCCACATCGTGGAGGAACGTCCCACAAAAGAGGAGCTCACAAGGTGGGTTGGTCGCAGCGGACTGCCCATCAGCAAGTTCTTCAACACCTCCGGGCAGGTCTACAAATCGGAGAACCTGAAGGAGAAGGTGAAAACGGCCACCTCTGACGAGCTGCTTGATATCCTCGCATCCAACGGCATGGTGGTGAAGCGTCCATTGGTGGTGACCACTGATTTCGTGCTGGTGGGGTTCAACGAGAAGGAGTGGAAGGAGAAGCTGGGTTAA
- a CDS encoding alpha-L-fucosidase, whose amino-acid sequence MKYKAILLLLVSSTLLLSAQQKPSQEWLDRKFSMFIHFGLYSVYGGVYEGQPVKRGYSEQIQSFAGIFSDWYGNSVKQFNPEQWDPDAVVTLAKEAGMRSIVFTSKHHDGFCMYHSQYTGFNIVDATPYGRDLMKELADACARGGIGFGVYFSLIDWHYPHAYPISSHNADPLTPEHYAYNLKQVEEIMTRYGDLSEIWFDMGSLTPEQSKGLYELVNRLQPGCMISGRLGNDFVDFSVMADNEYPDYSLSVPWQTAASVFDETWGYRSWQERGALQSKVEEKIESLIKVVSRGGNYLLNIGPRGDGSLVPFEQELLQAMGRWLQANGEAIYGRRAAPFHRSFPWGEVTASKDALYLFVKREYAGKEIELDHLDAKIGSVRLLSSGESLRFISRGGKETTTHIVLPQQFTSSYEVLKVAFRDGFSVIPENVVNNGILMPSNAECEFGHSSLNYYAGYKSLLAYNWSFASKKKEITPEIYFTEDETGKSLLLQADVTRQEVTLRSSLYQTIRTSEKDVQWGPIYRKPGRGVFGFLEEERATPVNAQELEENWEQVTDFRYGEKLTLPLGERESLLFLQEIHSSRDQLAAVEIGSGNAVYILLNGRYLTAHFSPERVNHQRETVLIPLQKGLNQLVVKYYNGFEEELCYSLTPLWEWRRYAQKLPTMQLSRQELHRLRLSDKNPLSKVSPLRMNNIEIKL is encoded by the coding sequence ATGAAGTACAAAGCAATCCTTCTTTTGCTGGTTAGCTCCACCCTCCTGTTGTCGGCACAACAGAAACCGTCGCAAGAGTGGCTCGACCGGAAATTCTCGATGTTCATCCACTTTGGGCTCTATTCAGTCTATGGAGGTGTCTATGAGGGGCAACCGGTAAAAAGAGGCTACAGCGAACAGATCCAGTCGTTTGCGGGCATCTTCAGCGACTGGTATGGAAACAGTGTCAAGCAGTTCAACCCGGAGCAGTGGGATCCCGATGCGGTGGTAACGCTGGCCAAGGAAGCGGGAATGCGCTCGATTGTCTTCACCTCGAAACATCACGATGGCTTCTGCATGTACCACTCGCAATATACCGGTTTCAACATTGTGGATGCTACCCCTTACGGGCGTGATCTGATGAAAGAGCTGGCCGATGCCTGCGCACGGGGTGGCATCGGGTTTGGTGTCTATTTCTCGCTGATCGACTGGCATTACCCTCACGCCTATCCCATCTCCAGTCACAACGCCGACCCGCTCACCCCTGAGCATTACGCCTACAACCTGAAGCAGGTGGAGGAGATCATGACCCGCTATGGTGATCTCTCCGAGATATGGTTCGACATGGGATCGCTCACACCGGAGCAAAGCAAAGGGCTCTATGAGCTGGTGAACCGTTTACAGCCGGGTTGCATGATCAGCGGCAGGCTGGGCAATGATTTTGTGGACTTCAGTGTGATGGCCGACAACGAGTACCCTGACTACAGCCTCTCTGTGCCTTGGCAGACTGCTGCCTCGGTGTTTGATGAGACATGGGGTTACCGCTCCTGGCAGGAGCGGGGTGCCCTGCAGTCGAAGGTGGAGGAAAAGATCGAAAGTCTGATCAAGGTGGTGAGCCGTGGGGGCAATTACCTGCTCAATATCGGTCCGCGAGGAGATGGTAGCCTAGTGCCTTTTGAGCAGGAGCTGCTGCAGGCGATGGGACGATGGCTTCAAGCCAACGGTGAGGCGATCTACGGCAGACGGGCTGCTCCTTTTCACCGTTCTTTCCCCTGGGGAGAGGTGACCGCCAGTAAGGATGCGCTCTATCTCTTCGTGAAGCGGGAGTATGCCGGAAAAGAGATTGAACTGGATCATCTGGATGCGAAGATTGGTTCGGTACGGTTGCTCTCCTCCGGAGAGTCGTTACGTTTCATATCCAGGGGCGGTAAAGAGACCACAACCCATATTGTCTTGCCCCAACAGTTTACCTCCTCCTATGAGGTGTTGAAGGTGGCCTTCCGTGACGGCTTCAGTGTCATCCCGGAAAATGTGGTGAACAACGGTATACTTATGCCGAGCAATGCGGAGTGTGAATTCGGTCACTCCAGTCTCAACTATTACGCCGGCTACAAGAGCCTGCTCGCATACAACTGGTCGTTTGCATCGAAGAAAAAGGAAATCACCCCTGAAATTTATTTCACGGAGGATGAAACAGGGAAAAGCCTGCTGTTGCAGGCGGATGTCACGAGACAGGAGGTGACACTACGCTCATCCCTTTATCAGACCATCAGGACATCGGAAAAAGATGTGCAATGGGGGCCCATTTACCGAAAGCCGGGACGCGGGGTGTTCGGCTTCCTTGAGGAGGAGCGTGCAACACCAGTGAACGCGCAAGAATTGGAGGAGAACTGGGAGCAGGTTACCGATTTCCGGTACGGAGAAAAGCTTACCCTTCCCTTGGGGGAGCGGGAGAGCCTCCTCTTCCTGCAAGAGATTCACTCCTCGCGTGATCAGTTGGCAGCGGTGGAGATTGGCAGCGGCAACGCGGTCTATATCCTGCTGAACGGACGTTACCTCACCGCCCACTTTTCACCTGAAAGGGTGAACCATCAGCGAGAAACGGTGTTAATCCCATTGCAAAAGGGGTTGAACCAGCTGGTTGTAAAATATTACAACGGCTTTGAGGAGGAGTTGTGCTACAGCCTCACCCCGCTATGGGAGTGGCGTCGCTATGCACAAAAGCTGCCGACAATGCAGCTTTCCCGCCAGGAGCTGCACAGGCTCAGGCTGAGCGATAAAAACCCACTGTCGAAGGTATCTCCCCTGAGAATGAATAACATTGAGATCAAACTCTAA
- a CDS encoding TonB-dependent receptor, with the protein MKQLYTLLFFVFYSFTLVTLAQTGTIRGTLQFEDGTPVVAAVVYVQALELHSVTDLNGQYELKGIPYGTYQVEVRSIETQKSVTPVTVNQSLVTFSPLLRESSYQLGEVIVKGATEKRIIETKGFAVNVIETEQEGLKNIQTNDLLNRSVGVTVRQNGGLGSAVNYNLNGMSGNSVRIFVDDIPISAYGSSFSLNSIPPSLIERIEVYKGVIPSHLTDDALGGAINVVLKKNMRNSLSASLSYGSFNTSQANIDGRYRDERTGFTLNLSGFHNYSDNDYEVWGKFVRNILPNGRYEYVRAKRFNDAYRSAGGRIELGFTNVVWANQFFVGYNGSDDYNEIQHGTYMSIPYIGRFSESQSHAFNLLYRKQNFIVKGLDLQLSAVFSNRSQVVNDTVRWNYNWYGEKSLGLYGDPILRPNGAQQGAPTISHTDRDVFTLRSGLAYTIVPRHKVLINHSYYTIDRREFDEMRSEVEQAFVGRRDLQKQIATLSYEMTSHGDRLRSNLFAKFYRQMIDRMDPVLTLDNGEQVRTEERVNSTRKATGYGLALSYALLPELLLLSSAEKAVRMPSENEVFGSIGENIVENPYINPEVSNNFNIGFKAGDYYMGAQRFSFSATGFLRDTRDKIVRQINPRLNDAIQTSPFENLGKTQSLGIEAEANYAYGDKLSLLFNLSRFNTLFNMKEDAGGNRLDYYRKQMPNEPWFTFNSTAQYTLFNLLQKRSQLHIHYSFRFVESFQTTWLDIEDFRVPRQFIQDAGFSYLFPGKKFVVSFDVRNLFDRQVYDNFAVQKPGRAFYLKLNYTINHINI; encoded by the coding sequence GTGAAGCAATTATATACATTATTGTTCTTTGTTTTTTATTCCTTTACCCTCGTCACCTTAGCCCAGACAGGCACAATAAGGGGAACGCTGCAGTTTGAAGATGGCACCCCCGTAGTGGCTGCGGTAGTCTATGTTCAGGCACTGGAACTGCATAGTGTGACCGACCTGAACGGCCAGTACGAACTGAAGGGAATCCCCTATGGCACCTATCAGGTAGAGGTACGATCCATTGAAACCCAGAAAAGTGTAACCCCTGTCACCGTAAACCAATCGTTGGTCACCTTCTCCCCGCTGCTCAGAGAGAGCAGCTACCAATTGGGTGAGGTGATCGTGAAAGGTGCTACCGAGAAGCGAATCATCGAGACCAAAGGATTTGCAGTGAATGTAATTGAAACCGAGCAGGAGGGGCTTAAAAACATTCAGACCAACGACCTCCTCAACAGGAGTGTGGGGGTCACCGTTCGCCAGAATGGAGGATTGGGCTCGGCGGTCAACTACAACCTGAACGGCATGTCGGGCAACTCGGTTCGCATCTTCGTGGACGACATCCCGATCTCAGCATATGGATCCTCCTTCAGTCTCAACAGCATTCCCCCGTCACTGATTGAACGTATCGAGGTCTACAAAGGGGTGATTCCTTCCCACTTGACCGATGATGCGCTGGGCGGGGCCATCAACGTGGTATTGAAGAAGAACATGCGCAACAGTCTCTCGGCATCGCTCTCCTACGGTTCCTTCAACACCTCTCAGGCAAACATCGACGGTCGTTACCGTGACGAAAGAACAGGCTTCACCCTTAACCTCTCCGGGTTCCACAACTATTCCGACAACGACTATGAGGTGTGGGGGAAGTTCGTGCGCAACATCCTCCCCAACGGGCGCTATGAGTATGTACGTGCCAAACGGTTCAACGATGCCTATCGTTCAGCGGGGGGCCGCATAGAGTTGGGGTTCACCAATGTGGTCTGGGCCAATCAGTTCTTCGTGGGATACAACGGCTCGGACGATTACAACGAGATACAGCATGGCACCTACATGTCAATCCCCTACATTGGACGCTTCTCCGAGTCTCAATCACATGCCTTCAACCTGCTCTACCGCAAGCAGAACTTTATAGTAAAGGGACTCGACCTGCAGCTCAGCGCGGTCTTCAGCAACCGCAGCCAGGTGGTGAACGACACGGTGAGATGGAACTACAACTGGTATGGCGAGAAGAGCCTGGGGCTTTACGGCGATCCCATCCTGCGGCCGAACGGTGCGCAGCAGGGTGCCCCCACCATCAGCCATACCGACCGGGATGTCTTCACCCTTCGATCGGGACTTGCTTACACGATAGTGCCACGTCACAAGGTGCTGATTAACCATTCCTATTACACCATCGACCGGCGGGAGTTTGATGAGATGCGTTCAGAGGTGGAACAAGCCTTTGTGGGCAGACGCGATCTTCAGAAGCAAATTGCCACCCTCTCTTATGAGATGACCTCCCACGGTGATCGCCTGCGCAGCAACCTCTTTGCAAAATTCTACCGGCAGATGATCGACCGGATGGACCCGGTATTGACACTTGACAATGGCGAGCAGGTCCGTACCGAAGAACGGGTGAACAGCACCAGAAAAGCTACCGGCTATGGTCTTGCACTCTCCTATGCTCTGCTGCCGGAGCTGTTGCTGCTCAGCTCTGCAGAGAAGGCTGTCAGGATGCCCTCAGAGAATGAGGTGTTTGGTAGCATTGGTGAGAACATTGTCGAAAACCCATATATCAACCCCGAGGTGAGCAACAACTTCAACATAGGCTTCAAAGCCGGTGATTACTACATGGGAGCACAGCGTTTCTCCTTCTCTGCCACCGGCTTTTTAAGGGATACCCGCGACAAGATCGTGCGACAGATCAATCCACGCCTGAACGATGCCATCCAGACCAGCCCCTTTGAGAACCTGGGCAAAACACAATCGCTGGGCATTGAGGCGGAAGCCAACTATGCCTACGGCGACAAGCTGAGCCTGTTGTTCAACCTCTCCCGTTTCAACACCCTCTTCAACATGAAAGAGGATGCCGGCGGCAACCGGCTCGATTATTACCGGAAGCAGATGCCCAACGAACCCTGGTTCACATTCAACAGTACGGCGCAATACACCCTCTTCAACCTCCTGCAAAAACGATCGCAACTCCACATTCATTATAGCTTCCGTTTTGTTGAGAGCTTCCAGACCACTTGGCTCGATATTGAAGATTTTAGGGTGCCCCGCCAGTTCATCCAGGATGCCGGATTCAGCTATCTATTTCCGGGAAAGAAATTTGTGGTCAGCTTCGATGTCAGGAACCTCTTCGACCGACAGGTGTACGACAATTTTGCCGTACAGAAACCGGGTAGGGCGTTTTACCTCAAGCTGAACTACACCATCAATCACATCAACATATAA